The sequence below is a genomic window from Pseudobdellovibrionaceae bacterium.
AATCTCTGATTATTTATTCAACATAAATTTTTAAACCGAGCGCATTATCCTGCCTTTGGTTTTGCACCCTTCTTCAGAGCAGACTAAAATGTTCTTATGCCTCGCTCTGCCGCACTTAAAAAAAAATCATCTCAAGGCGAATTCTTTAAAGACATACAGCTCAGTCTGTTCGAGTTTTTAAAACGTGATCCCCTAGCGAAGTTTAAAGGTAAGAACCTTGAAGGGCCTTTGAAGTATTTAAAACCTTCACCGCCACCTCTCCCTATGCCTTCACCATCCTCTTCCCACCATGTAAACGAACACGGGCACATACTACCAACAAAGAGAAACCCAAACAGCGTAGGACAAGATGCAGACACCTCATCAACTGCATTCCAAAACCAAACTGAGCAAGCAGCAGATGCCCCACTCATACTTGGCTTTACCACGATCATCGAACGTAAACCTTATTTACGATATTTACGTTTTTGTCTTAAACCTAATGGCGTACTCCACATCACAGCACCTAAAAATCGCCCTTTGACCATGATTGAACAAGAGGTTTCAGAGTATAAAGACTGGGTTTTAAAAAAACATCACGAATACGAAAAGATCAGACAAAGAGCACCTGCCTTAAGATGGCAAACTGGACAGGCCTTTCCCTACCTAGGCGAATCTTACTTTTTAAAGTTGGAGCCCTTTACAGGGCACCGCCCTTTGATCCAATTTGACTTAGATCAGCTGCACTATTTTTATCCTGAAACTTGGGACACTAAACCCCTGCAAGAGAAGTCCATGCTCTTGCGACAGGCCCTTTTAAAATTTTACAAAGAGAAAGCTGTTTTAGAAATTCATGCTCGCACCAGAAAATGGTCCGAGGCCATGAACCTCTTTCCCAAACATTTATCATTTAGAAACCAGAAAACACGGTGGGGAAGCTGTTCTAGTGAGGGAAAGATCAGTTTCAATTGGCGACTGATTGCCTATGCGCCTGAGCTGATGGACTATATCATCATTCATGAGTTAGCCCATTTGAAACACCAGGACCACAGCGCGCGATTTTGGAGTCTGGTGGAAAGGTTTTGTCCTCAATATGACCTTTGTCGGAAAAGCTTACGTCACCAGCAGTACGACGCCGACTTCTTGGCCGCAGAGTCAGAACTGTATCTCGAAAATCCAATTTTAGTCGATTCCAATGCAATAAGGACTTTAACCCTTTCACCCATCAAGGAAGATCAATTATGACCACAAATCCAACTCCTCTTGCTTTTCCGCATCTT
It includes:
- a CDS encoding M48 family metallopeptidase: MPRSAALKKKSSQGEFFKDIQLSLFEFLKRDPLAKFKGKNLEGPLKYLKPSPPPLPMPSPSSSHHVNEHGHILPTKRNPNSVGQDADTSSTAFQNQTEQAADAPLILGFTTIIERKPYLRYLRFCLKPNGVLHITAPKNRPLTMIEQEVSEYKDWVLKKHHEYEKIRQRAPALRWQTGQAFPYLGESYFLKLEPFTGHRPLIQFDLDQLHYFYPETWDTKPLQEKSMLLRQALLKFYKEKAVLEIHARTRKWSEAMNLFPKHLSFRNQKTRWGSCSSEGKISFNWRLIAYAPELMDYIIIHELAHLKHQDHSARFWSLVERFCPQYDLCRKSLRHQQYDADFLAAESELYLENPILVDSNAIRTLTLSPIKEDQL